Proteins from a genomic interval of Bacillus thermozeamaize:
- a CDS encoding aspartate 1-decarboxylase: MFREMMKSKLHRATVTEANLHYVGSITIDQELMEAVDLLPNEKVQVVNNNNGARLETYVIPGERGSGVICLNGAAARLVQPGDTVIIIAYAWMSDEEAKRHVPKVAIIGEGNRIQEIIHEEKHGEIL, encoded by the coding sequence ATGTTTCGCGAGATGATGAAAAGCAAGCTCCACCGGGCCACCGTGACAGAAGCGAATCTGCACTATGTCGGCAGCATCACCATCGACCAGGAATTGATGGAGGCTGTCGACCTGCTGCCGAATGAAAAAGTGCAGGTCGTCAACAACAATAATGGCGCCCGCCTGGAGACATACGTCATTCCCGGAGAACGGGGAAGCGGGGTGATCTGCCTGAACGGCGCAGCGGCCAGGCTGGTGCAGCCCGGAGATACCGTGATTATTATTGCCTACGCCTGGATGAGCGATGAAGAAGCCAAGAGGCACGTCCCCAAGGTGGCGATCATCGGCGAAGGCAACCGCATCCAAGAAATCATCCATGAAGAAAAACATGGGGAAATCCTTTAA
- a CDS encoding pantoate--beta-alanine ligase, with protein MSARRPMEVITTIEALRSRLAQERQAGKQIGLVPTMGYLHAGHLSLIRKAREECDCVVMSLFVNPLQFGENEDFDRYPRDFERDRTMAEEAGVDLLFYPSVEEMYPRRILTTVHVAGLTERLCGRSRPGHFDGVATVVSKLFHIVCPDRAYFGQKDAQQLAVIERMVEDLNIPVKVVGCPIIREPDGLAMSSRNVYLTPEERKAAPTLYQALQEGERLIRGGERNPNVVLQTVRQQIERAKVFRLDYLELLSYPDLEPLDAIGGKVILAVAAWLGRTRLIDNTIIEI; from the coding sequence ATGAGCGCGAGAAGGCCGATGGAAGTCATCACAACGATTGAAGCCCTTCGCTCCCGTCTCGCCCAGGAGAGGCAGGCCGGAAAACAAATCGGTCTGGTTCCGACGATGGGATACCTCCATGCAGGGCATCTCAGTCTGATCCGCAAAGCCAGGGAAGAATGCGACTGTGTGGTCATGAGCCTGTTTGTCAACCCGCTGCAGTTCGGCGAAAACGAGGATTTTGACCGGTATCCGCGTGATTTTGAACGGGATCGAACGATGGCGGAGGAAGCCGGGGTGGATCTGCTGTTTTATCCCTCCGTCGAAGAGATGTATCCTCGCCGCATCTTGACCACGGTCCATGTTGCCGGGCTGACGGAGCGGTTGTGCGGCCGCTCGCGCCCGGGTCACTTTGATGGTGTCGCCACTGTAGTCAGCAAGCTGTTTCACATTGTCTGCCCTGACCGGGCGTACTTTGGCCAAAAAGATGCGCAACAGCTGGCGGTCATTGAGCGCATGGTAGAGGATCTGAACATCCCCGTCAAGGTGGTCGGTTGTCCCATCATCCGGGAGCCGGATGGCCTGGCCATGAGTTCGCGCAATGTCTATCTCACCCCTGAAGAGCGGAAAGCCGCTCCCACACTCTACCAGGCGCTGCAGGAAGGGGAAAGGTTGATCCGCGGCGGCGAACGCAACCCCAATGTGGTTCTGCAGACGGTGCGGCAGCAGATTGAGCGGGCGAAAGTTTTCCGGCTGGATTACCTGGAACTGCTCAGTTACCCGGACCTGGAGCCGCTGGATGCGATCGGCGGCAAGGTGATTTTGGCTGTCGCCGCCTGGCTGGGTCGAACACGGCTGATTGACAACACGATCATCGAAATCTAA